In a single window of the Streptomyces sp. CGMCC 4.7035 genome:
- a CDS encoding peptidase, which produces MYIVDHLKPRMTIKRSIEIANKSSAARRIDLYPAAASIKNNGFTFAAKRTPNELTGWISVKPAIAVLKPHSKSKAKITIKVPRTAQAGERYAVVWAESGAAADATHNIGSINRVGVRIYLDIGPGGEPLSDFEIEKMKGTRDKQGRPSLVAAVRNPGRRAVDLNGTLDLRDGPGGVSAGPFRAASGITLAPHGTGIVTVPLDPRLPDGPWKAKLTLRSGTVERTSTATVTLAKEKAARSRAPLYAAAAAATALAACVLALVIRRHQRKSR; this is translated from the coding sequence ATGTACATCGTCGACCATCTCAAGCCGCGCATGACGATCAAGCGCAGCATCGAGATCGCCAACAAATCGTCCGCCGCACGCCGCATCGACCTGTATCCGGCCGCCGCCTCCATCAAGAACAACGGGTTCACCTTCGCCGCGAAGCGCACACCCAACGAACTGACCGGGTGGATCAGCGTCAAACCAGCCATCGCCGTCCTGAAACCGCACTCGAAATCCAAGGCCAAAATCACGATCAAGGTGCCGCGGACCGCACAGGCCGGAGAGCGCTACGCCGTCGTATGGGCCGAAAGCGGCGCGGCGGCGGACGCCACCCACAACATCGGCAGCATCAACCGCGTGGGGGTGCGGATCTACCTGGACATCGGGCCCGGCGGAGAGCCCCTCTCGGACTTCGAGATCGAGAAGATGAAAGGCACGCGTGACAAACAAGGCCGCCCCAGCCTTGTCGCGGCCGTCCGCAACCCGGGCAGGCGAGCGGTGGATCTGAACGGGACACTCGACCTTCGTGACGGCCCCGGCGGCGTCAGCGCGGGCCCGTTCCGAGCGGCCTCCGGTATCACACTCGCCCCGCACGGAACGGGCATCGTCACCGTTCCCCTCGATCCACGCCTGCCCGACGGTCCTTGGAAAGCCAAGCTGACGCTGCGGAGCGGCACAGTGGAGCGGACCAGTACGGCAACCGTGACGCTTGCCAAGGAGAAGGCCGCCAGATCTCGCGCACCCCTCTACGCCGCAGCCGCCGCAGCCACGGCCCTGGCCGCCTGCGTACTCGCCCTGGTGATCCGACGCCATCAGCGCAAGAGCCGATAG